A section of the Malus sylvestris chromosome 17, drMalSylv7.2, whole genome shotgun sequence genome encodes:
- the LOC126610634 gene encoding zinc finger AN1 domain-containing stress-associated protein 12-like: MTGGTEAFPDLGRHCQLSDCHQLDFLPFHCDGCHKVFCVEHRSYKSHECPKSDHNSRKVVVCEICSTSIETTGRDGEQDQKLLLEKHAKSGNCDPRKKKKPTCPVRRCKEILTFSNTSTCKTCKIKVCLKHRFPADHVCQKQTAAQPSLVGKPVSWNDKFMAAFALREGKECGKSARDSKSSASSAPSVRAY; encoded by the exons ATGACGGGAGGAACAGAAGCTTTCCCGGATTTGGGAAGACACTGCCAGCTCTCCGATTGCCACCAGCTCGATTTCCTCCCCTTCCACTGCGACGGTTGTCATAAG GTTTTCTGCGTTGAGCATCGGTCCTACAAGTCCCACGAGTGCCCGAAATCGGACCACAACAGCAGAAAGGTGGTGGTTTGCGAAATCTGCTCGACATCCATAGAAACCACCGGCCGCGACGGCGAACAGGACCAGAAATTGCTGTTGGAGAAGCACGCCAAGTCCGGAAATTGCGAccccagaaagaagaagaaaccaacCTGCCCGGTTCGCCGGTGCAAGGAGATTCTCACGTTTTCGAATACCAGCACCTGCAAGACCTGCAAGATCAAGGTTTGCCTCAAGCACCGGTTCCCGGCCGACCATGTTTGCCAGAAGCAGACGGCGGCACAGCCGTCGTTGGTGGGGAAGCCTGTGAGCTGGAACGACAAGTTCATGGCTGCTTTTGCTTTGAGGGAAGGGAAAGAATGCGGGAAGAGCGCGCGGGATTCCAAGTCTTCTGCTTCGAGTGCGCCTTCTGTTCGAGCTTATTGA
- the LOC126610635 gene encoding ferredoxin-thioredoxin reductase catalytic chain, chloroplastic-like, whose product MTLQLQAPSFGASIASFVSPLNRSTRRPVIIANAEPSDKSVEIMRKFSEQYARKSGTYFCVDKGVTSVVIKGLADHKDSLGAPLCPCRHYDDKPAEAGQGFWNCPCVPMRERKECHCMLFLTPDNDFAGPEQAISLEEIKESTANM is encoded by the exons ATGACTCTGCAACTCCAAGCTCCGTCGTTCGGCGCCAGCATTGCGTCCTTCGTTTCTCCTCTCAACCGCTCCACGCGCCGCCCTGTAATCATAGCTAATG CGGAACCGTCAGATAAGTCTGTTGAAATCATGAGGAAGTTCTCTGAGCAGTATGCTCGCAAGTCCGGAACATATTTCTGTGTCGATAAGGGAGTTACTTCTGTTGTTATCAAG GGATTGGCAGACCATAAAGATTCATTGGGAGCTCCGCTCTGCCCTTGTCG GCATTATGATGATAAACCTGCCGAGGCAGGCCAAGGCTTTTGGAACTGCCCATGTGTTCCTATGAGAGAGAG GAAGGAATGCCACTGCATGCTCTTTCTCACTCCGGACAATGATTTTGCCGGACCGGAACAG GCAATCTCCCTGGAAGAGATCAAAGAATCAACAGCAAACATGTAA
- the LOC126610632 gene encoding uncharacterized protein LOC126610632 encodes MSNSRVTITLGRSGQVVERGGFVSNSAKMRGDSGMVSGSKRMADRLGSNAHGFSFSSGKRQRGDGIKWNEGDRTLQDSRISRNDLRLKLLRKRLFKKQIGGVVEEHKQLDPRAKLSKPVHPSLKYQVLQHNSETNGSNPMRQVPPRESPADLYQVNSRRNFYSSPTTDGFRGRSPPRELHPPSSFRPVDASRAGQFPRNGMVGSSRPTDSFIFTMKANPQAARPMAQFAPPSASVQRSSQMVDETLTVAGLLHSLGLGKYAIIFQAEEVDMTALKQMGDKDLKELGIPMGPRKKILLALLPRTKRPPP; translated from the exons ATGTCGAATTCGAGGGTTACCATCACCCTCGGTCGCTCTGGCCAG GTTGTGGAGAGAGGAGGATTTGTATCCAACTCTGCGAAAATGCGTGGTGATAGTGGGATGGTTTCTGGAAGTAAACGAATGGCAGACAGACTTGGGAGTAATGCTCATGGTTTTTCGTTTTCTTCGGGCAAGCG GCAACGAGGAGATGGCATAAAATGGAATGAGGGTGATAGAACACTGCAAG ATTCACGAATCAGTCGAAATGACCTCAGATTGAAATTGTTGCGTAAAAGATTATTTAAGAAGCAAATTGGCGGAGTTGTTGAAGAGCACAAGCAGTTGGACCCTCGTGCAAAGCTTTCAAAACCTGTTCATCCTTCACTGAAATACCAGGTGTTGCAGCATAATTCAGAAACAAATGGAAGTAACCCCATGAGGCAGGTTCCTCCCAGAGAAAGTCCAGCTGATCTATACCAGGTAAATTCTCGAAGAAACTTCTACTCTTCTCCAACTACAGATGGATTCAGAGGTAGATCCCCACCAAGAGAGCTGCACCCACCATCTTCATTTAGGCCAGTTGACGCTTCTAGAGCTGGCCAATTCCCGAGAAATGGTATGGTTGGTTCTTCTCGGCCAACAGACTCCTTTATTTTCACAATGAAAGCTAACCCTCAAGCTGCCAGGCCAATGGCACAGTTTGCACCACCAAGTGCCAGTGTGCAGAGAAGTTCACAAATG GTGGATGAAACTCTAACTGTTGCTGGCTTGTTGCACAGCCTTGGTTTGGGAAAATATGCCATTATTTTCCAGGCTGAAGAA GTGGACATGACTGCTTTGAAGCAGATGGGAGATAAGGATCTCAAAGAGCTGGGCATACCGATG GGACCAAGAAAAAAGATCCTTCTTGCACTCTTGCCCCGTACCAAACGGCCACCACCATAA